A window of Cuculus canorus isolate bCucCan1 chromosome 20, bCucCan1.pri, whole genome shotgun sequence genomic DNA:
gaaatgttttgctgtgagggtggggaggccctggcccaggttgcccagagcagtggtggctgccccatccctggaggggttccaggccaggttggatggggcttggaacaacttgatccagtgggaggtgtcccagcccatggcagggggtgggacttGGTGGgcttaaaggtctcttccaacccaaacctttctaggattctgtgattctatgatttgcaaaacagaaaggacTGATTTTCATCCAGAATGAGTCAAATACAGGGAAGGGCTTCACCTTGTGGTGTTGGTGCTGTGCTCCAGGTTAGCGCTGAGGAACATGCACAGTCCTTGTGAAGACTGTACATTCTTCTGTCCGAAGAAACTGTTCTGGAATTGCCCAaagtgggagagggaagggggtgAGCACTGAAGGGAAGGGGTTAGAGGACAGCCCTGGTCCTGGCACCTCTCCCTCAGAGaccacttgtgaccagcagggctagaaaagggaaaatggtgTCTCTGTGGCACTTTCAGTCTTCCCCTATGTCTGCTTTGCTATTTGTGTTTTCACATCATTAACCCTATGTATGTGATATGTGACAGCTTTGATTTCTGACTGTTATCTGTGCTTAAACACTTTCACAGTCAGATCCAACAGTGAAAGCTCCAGATTCGGTTCCACTAGTCTGAGGCCTCTTTGTGATTTTTTCCACTTATCCATGTGTTCCCCTCTGTAACGTGAGGAACTGGAATGGCTGAAGAATTGGTCAAATTGGTTTGTGTTGCCCCGGAAAAGAAAAGCCCAGCCTGGATGGATGTGCTTGGATAATTGCTGTCTCAAATTCATCCATGGTGCCTGCAGGGGACGTTGCAGTCAGTGAATCTGTTCCACAGCTCTTGTGGTGGCAGAGAAATGTTAGAAGCTCAGCTTCTTTAACAGAGAGCTGGGGGATAAAAAGGCCGAGGACAGCAGTTTGTTTAGGAGACAAAGTATTCAGTAGGATTTTTCCCAAGAGTAAAAGCAGATTAGAGATCTTTTACTTCAGGGGATCCCAGTGAGGACATCGCTGCTTTCTGTAATATTTCGAGAGTCCTTCTGTAGGTTTGTTATCTGCTTGGGTGTCAAATAGAGCTACGCAGCCGCTCACTGAGAGTTTCCACAGCTCATGATCGGCCATTCTTGGATGAAGTCCACTCTTGTGGTCTGTGATGGAACAGGGatctcacagaatcatggaatgttttgggttggaagggacctcaaagcccattcagttccaacaccctgccatgggcagggacacctcacactggaccagattgctccaagccccatccaacctggcctggaacacctccagggatggggcagccaccactgctctgggcaacctgggccaaggcctccccaccctcacaggaaaacatttcttcctaagatctcatctcagtctcccctcttgcagcttaaaacctttccctttgtcctatccctgcactccctggtccagagcccctccccagctctcctggagcccccttcagtccagggaagctgctctaaggtctccctgcagccttttcttctccaagctgaacaaccccaactctctcagtctgtccttgtatgggaggttctccagccctcagatcatctctgtggcctcttctggactcgctccaacagctccatgtccttcgTGTACATAGGACttcagaactggatgcagggctcctggtgggatctcacaagagcagaacagagaggCCGAATCCGCTCCCTCACCCTGCAGTTTCCACTGCtatggatgcagcccagggtatggtTTCCAAGCCATTGTTCCTTCTGTCTGTATAGATCTTCCTGTAGTAAAGGACTGAGCATGAAAAACCTAAATTACAATGACTCATAGTGGGGTCGTGGTGAAAGTTTGGATCCACTGTGGTCCACACAGTCCTGTAATGCCTGTGGACCTTCAAAGACCTCCACATTTAAATTGTTTcacaattttaagaaaagggTGGATTGGTAGGAAATACCAGTGATTATGAATGACTCATTTAAGTAGGAAACCAAGATGTGATAATCTATTAAGacctctgttttgctttcagtttgtcCAGGCCTTGTGTTACTCGGCATTGGCTACAAGGAACAACGCTGAGCAGTTGCTgctggaagggagagaaaatctATTTAGTGGCGGCCTTTAAAGGTACTGGGCAGGAGCTAGGACATATAGGGgaaatatacatatttatatataggacatatatacatataggGGAAAAAGAGGAGTGGTGCAGATTGAGGAAGCTTATAAGGCcccagcctagagaagagaaggctgcggggagactttagagcagctttaGAGCATGGCAGTTCGTACTATCTGTGCTCCAGTCCTTACCCTAAACACTGTGAGGCAATGCTTGTGTTCCATTCCCTGTGTTTGGTACAGAGTCTTGCAGCTCTGAGCCAATAACGTGTTGCCCATCAGCGGGGAGGGCAGGGTGCTGAGCAAAACTCCAGGTTTAAAGCactgcaacagaaaagaaattgtccATGACAAaatcagagctgctgtgctgtgggtgCCAGGTTTAAGCTGGTTTACTGTTCAACAAAAACTGCCGCACCTTCCCTGTAGCCGAGTGTTCTTTCTCTACCTTTAGAATCAAGTCGCAGGCATATTCCATCCAGAACTCACTGCAGAACAATAGCAGGGAATAATGTTTCAAGtgtttgtttaaacaaatattttcaccCTCAGGAAGATACAGGGTTGCTGCGTTCTCCTTTGCCAAGTAAAGTTTTCCCTGGCCTCTATTCTGATGGCATTTTTGTGTGGACAGAAGGAAGACAGTACAAGATTTGTAAGAGGGACtagccatgccagtctctttTCAAGCATTCTGCCCAAGCCAGCCTGGCCCAGGTCACACAGAGGGAAAAGCTTGACCTGGGACCATGCAACCCCTGTGCCTGGGTGAAACCCAGAGCCAAAGGTGGTTTTGTGATGGGCTGGAATGCCCCCTGGGTTGACCTGCTGGCCCAGTCCTGCCTAGGACTATGCAAGTTTCTGTGGCAGGTGGTGAGGAGGCTTCTTGCTGCCGCTTAATCCCGTCATCCAGAAGGCAGTTGGGCAGGCAAGCATAATCGATGAGGAGGGGAGTGATAGCTAGAGATGTGGCACATGTTGCAAATGCAGCACCAGCTGCACTTTGTGCACACCCCAAGCCTCCCTCAGCAGGTTGAGTAGCCTGCTCTGGCACTGCTGCATCCAGCCTTGTGCTGCATgggaccatagaatcatttaggttgagGAGGATCCTTAAGATCGAGTCCATCTGTAAACCTAAGACTGCCAAGCCCATGACTgaaccatgcccctaagcaccaTGTCTAGGCATCTTGTAcgtgcctccagggatggtgattccaccactgtcctgggcagcctgggccagtgcttgacaacccccttggtaaagaaattgttcctaatatccaaacctcccctggtgcaacttaaggctATTTCCTTTCGGCCCATCATTtgttacatgggagaagagaccaacacccacgttgctacaacctcctttccgggagctgcagagagcaatgaggtctctactgaccctcctcttctccagactaaacagcaccaggtccctcagctgctcccagaacccttGGGCTCCAGGCCCTTTCCCAtctccgttcccttctctggacacgctccagcccctcagtgtctttcttatagtgaggggcccagaactgaacacaggattcaagatgTGGCCTCAATAGTGCTGAGTATAAAGGGAGGATGACTTCCCTGTCCATCACCCACCCTTTCGAGAGACAAACTTTCAGGTCTCTTGTTGTAGACAGACACCTCCTGGTGTTTCTGTGTCTACCTACCAGCCCCCCAAAAGTGGAACACCACATAACCCACCATCCCTCAAAGACAGGGGAGAGGCCCCTTTCTTTCACGCCAGTGAACACTTCCTCAAGCCTTACAAGAGCCGGGGAAGCCCAGCTTAGTTCTTGCCCCTTAGAAGTAAGACACAAGATCGGAGTTTCAGTGAACTACAATGCACCCCAATATTTATTAACTTCAGATTAGTGTGACAGGCACAATGCTGCATCCACGGGATCTCTCCCCACACTCTAAGCTTGTTCCTTGTGCCTCttcaccagctccctcagctgctcgATCTGAGCAGACACACTGCTCTTGGCGGTGCCACCCATGGCCGTGTACTGCTCCACGCTGTTGACCACATTGAAGACCTGGGAGACGTCGCTGCCGAACAGGGGGCTGGGGAGGCAAAGAGAAGAGGGGTCAGTGGAGAGCGTTGGGTGCTGTTGGCAGCAGGACACGTGCACTGCCTGTGGAGAGGGTGAGGGGGTGCAGACAGAGCCTTTTCTAAGGGATAAggcctcctgcagccctgcttggGCATGTTGAGTGCCTGGTGGGAGCTGCCCATGGCCAAGCAGAGAGTTGGCTCCGAGGGAAGAGCGAGGAATTTAGGAGCCAAACTCCTGTGGAGGGCTGGTGCCTCCAGGACAGGGCATGAGTTTTTTCCTGTCCCTCCCAAAAGTGGCTGCCCACACCCTGCTGGAGCTGTTAATTCTTCCAggccccacagcagcagcagtgatatCCACGCTGGGGCCTCTGGGGAGCTGCCTGGCTCAGGCATTTTGGGGACGGGCACCATGAGGAGGGCCCATGTGGATggaggctgctgcctgcccGCTGAGGGGAGCCAGGGCAAAACCACTGCTACAAACCTGATGCtcttgaggtcatccaggctgaGACTGTTGATGGGGATGCCTTTAGACTCGGCGAGGTGGACGGCCTTCCCAGAGGCGATGTGGGCTTGTCTGAATGGCATCTGCAGTGAGAAGCAGAGGCCACAGTCAGTGACCAGGCACTGGGGGTGCAGCctcaaagggaaaaatggaTGTGCTCTCATTTTTGGTTTGCTTGTGTTCGCTTAGGGCAGTGCCATGTGAATCCAGGTTTTCTGGGGTGTGAAGAAGGGAGGCATTAGGAGGTAAAACTCCACCTGTAAATTACTATCAAGTCCACCTGGCATCACTTCCACTACTTGGGATATATGTAAAGAATGGGTTTCCAGTGTTCGTGTTTGTTGACCCAGACTGGTCATCACCTGGGGACAGAACAGAAGGCCTCATCTCAGGCCCTCGCTGAGCAGTTTTCTGCATCCAAAGAAATCACAGCTCCAAGTCTTCCTCTGATACTTACTCCCTTATGAACCAAGTAGAGAGCAAGGTCAGATGACAGGATCTCAGggctcagagccttctccatGTTCTCCCTGTTAATCTGCAGAAAGCAAGGTCAGAAGGAGATGTTATCATCAGCTGCTCCTTGGGGACACATTAACCAGTTCTGGGGACCCTAATGAGCAGTATGAATGAGACACTCAAGAGCCTTCATCTTAGGAGCAGTTGAGCTATTTTCCCTGTGTTGGTCATAGGAAGCGGCCCCCAACTACATTCAGCAGTGAGAGGCTGAAGCCTTACCTGGAGGGTAGAAATCACTCCGGTGGCAACTGGGAGCACAGCATTCAGGGTGTCCACAACGTCAAAAACAGCTTCCTTGTCTTCCTGTGTTAGAACAGGGATGGAAATTACTGTAAGTCAGCCTGAGCAGCCCAACAGCCTGAGCAGCCctgcaagcagagcagaaaaccaACATCTGTTTTACCTGCAGATCCTTGTTGTAGGTGCTGGGAAGTCCTTTGAGCACCATGAGAATAGCAGCCAACtacagagagaaacagcaagGCAGTCAGCTCTGGGAAGAGAAAACCACGGCCCCAGCATAGGCCCAGAGCTGAGGCTGGGCGCATGGCTTTACACAGAAACAAGAAGGAAGAGGATTCCTCAGCCCTAGTATGAACAGTTTTCTCTTCCCCCTACTTTCTTTAGCAGGCTCACCCGTCCGAACACACGACCAGCTTTGCTGCGGATCAGTTCCAGACTATCAGGATTCTTCTTCTGAGGCATCACACTACTGCCAGTGCTGAAAGAAAGGTGTTTGGGCTGTAACGGTGAGCAACACCCCAGTCCCTACAGACACAGATCACGCCACATATTGGCCCAACTCTCCAAAAGTGATACACAAGTATTCCCTGGACCCCTCTCTAGGGTGTAGGAAAGCAGGGAACTGAGTGTGCTGGCTTCCTCATGTTTCCCACAGCACAGTCTTTGGTTTTGCAGTCTTGTCTGCAGGTGCCACACAGTCCTAAAGGGTCCTTCCCCCCAACAACACCCAGAATTTGTATCTCCAATCCAGTCTAAGCATTGCTGTGCCCCCAGAGAGGATGGAGGACCCCAACCGATGGGCTATGGTTGTGCCACACGGAGAGGCAGGAGATCTGTTAGGATTGCAGCCAGGGCAGTCACGGAAGGGCTTTGGCAGGCATTtccagaagaggaggaagcacttgctggggagcagctgaatGCAGCCTTGGTTGAATTACCAGAATCAGGAAGAAGCGatcatttctgcctttctgccaCCCTTCTAACGCTTGGACTTTGGGCAGCAGGGGAGCCCAGCCACTGTTCCACGCTctcagcagggcagagctgaggaGAAGCCCTCCCCAGAACCCAGAAACCTACCAGTAGGTGTCAGAGAGGGTCAGAAAGCCAAACTCGCTGGTGCTGTAGATGATGAGATCTTCAGCCATCTTGCTAAGGTGGATCATCAGCAGGGTGGCAACAGAGAGGAATTCCACTGCAGGGAAAGCAGGAAATCGGGAGGTGACAAAGGTGCTTGTTTGCTTGACAGCCCAGGGAGCCCCAACCAGAATTTAAACAGGAGCAAAGAGGTTTTCTGTCCAATTACTTCCTCGTGAGGGATTTCAGTCCCCTTGTTAAACGAGGTCACTGGGAAGGTCTCGGAAGGAAGACAGTGGGGGAAAGGTGTGATCGAGTTGTGCTTACCCACAAAGTCTCTCTCGCTAACGGCATCCATGCTGTTCAGGCTGATGGAAGCAAAGTCCAGCTCTGAAAGGAAGGCGATGGAGAGAGGAGGTCAGGCTTGGCATGCCTGGAGCCTGACTGCAGCAGTGCCCCAGCATGCAGGGGACTGAGCCCTTGGGTAGTCCCAGAAACACAAACATGCTTAAGTGTCAGGCTGAGTGGGAGGTTGTTCTTAGCCCAAGGCAGCCAGTGTGCAGCAGAGGTGGCTCTTCCTGCTCTGTCCTCACAGGCATTGCCTGCCTCATTGCAGTAGTAACAATTATGAAAGAAAGGCTTTGGGTCCAGGGCAGTGCATTACAGTGCCATTGGGAGCCATTTATCAATGCTTCCCTCTCTCCTAGATCTTACAGGTAGTCCTGTGCCTCTCACTCACAGGGAGACACTTACCACTACGCAGAAGCTCTCTATCGATTTCCACTGGGTTGCCAGCCAGAGCACCACTGCAGGGGAGAAAGAAACTGGAGTCATGCAAGATACCCTGCACATCCCAATCACACCTGAGCTCTAGGAAgcagggaaggtgattctgaagattctgcagagcaaagcaagGCCCGGTGAGTACACAAACAGTAGAACTTACCTCCCCAAAGGCAAGACGTtcatccttttcttcatttctcccAGGCGCTCAGAATCGCGGGTGAGAGCAACAGCATGGCTAGGGAAGGACAGGAGAAGTCAAGCCATTGGAAAAtgtcacttttctttccaagtggTAAGCTGCCATGCCTGGAGTGTGGAATCCCCTCTGGAACAGAGGAGGCTGGAAATGCAGCCTGGGCACTCAGACCCTTTGAAGTGGAACAATCAGCAGCCATACAAGCTTTCTCATGTTACCCTGCTAGCTAAGGTGTAACCGTGGCCAAAGGGTGGAGCATAGATGGAGTCAGCCTCCACTGCCTCCACCATCCAGTCAGTGCTTGGGTCACAGGTTGGTCAGAGCCACACAGAGCCACTGGGAGTTCCTCTTCCAGTTGGCAAGGTCAGCTCTAGATTGTCACCACCCCCAGCTGCCCCCACAGAGGAAAATGCACTCCAGGGTTGCAGCTAAGCAGAGCCCTGAGGTTGGAGAAGGCTTCTCCCAGCTGAGTGAGAAAGAGGGTTACCTGAGCAAGAACTGGCTCCATCTGATGGGCTGAGCTTTCTGCAGGTGGGTGTAGCCAGGGAGGATGACATCAATTTCTCTGCATGTGATAGGAGAAAAAGAGGTGAGCAGCAGCCACCAGGACAGAGGGCAGTGGCACAGAAACTCCAGGGGGGCCCATCAAGGCTAAGGCTGTGCATACGGAGAAGGACTTACATGGCAGCACGTTCCACCAGGGTCTTGATGAGCTGCAGGAGGTGAGTGGAGATGACAGAGAGGGAATTCTTCATGAACAGCTTCAAGTCGGTCACAACCTGTGTGAGATTGGCCACAGTCAGACAAAGCAGAATGGGACTTTCTTCATGACCAGATATTGTTCATCAGTAAGCTGTGGCAGAGTTGTCCCCTCCTTGTTCTAGGTGATGGGAAGGGACATCTTCTTCTCCTCATCTGATCACTTTGATGAGGTGAAGTCACTGTGTCTTGCTTTCCAGGGAGAGAGCCAAAGGCCATTCTGGTCTGAGGTGCCCTGAAGTGGTGAGGGAGGAgtatagagaagaaaacaaagagtttGTGTACCTACCTGGTCATTCCTGCTTCTTCCAGTGTGTAGCTTTCCAGCTATGTCTCCTATCAGCTCCTGAGGACAAGAGGAAGATTTCTATCAGTGTCTCTGTGCTCTGAGGAGGAGATTCCACAGGGGCAGACCTTCTGCCTGTACAGAGGTACGTGCACTTCACGTCAGGCAGATCTAGTTACAGAGGAACAGGAGCAAGAGGTGAGGGGACCGAACCTTTAGTCTGCGTTCGTTGGCAGTGTGGATATCCTCATCGCTTGGGGTCACCCCAAAGGCTCCTTTAGACCATTCCTCAGAGATCTACAAACATCAGCAGAAACACCAGTCAGCCCTGTGGTCAACCTGCTGCGCACGGGGCTCTGAGCGCCCCCAGCACACACCGACTTCTGCCGTCCCAAGGGGAGTCAAAGTGTTAATCTGAGCAAGCTGTGGCATTCCTGTTCTTTCAGGCCAAGGCTGGCTGCTTgctcttcccagctgctctACCCTGCACTCGGTGGGATTCACCTCTCCCCATGATGACTGCACTTTGCTATTGCTCTGGGAGGATTTAAGCATTGCAATGAAAAGGAGCTGCAATGTCAGggattgcttttgctttgcctATAAAGATTGTCCGATACAAATACGGTATGGAGCCACCATTGTCCATGGTGGGTGAGCAATGACAATGGATATTTGACCAAAGTGCTCAGCTGCCGACTTCTCTTCACCCCTATACAATGCTGTGCATCGTCTCCTAccagctcaggctgcccgaCCCAAAAGGATCCCAAGAGCCAGCAGAAACAGAACATTCCAGATTCATAGTAACACAATGCCTTGTGAATGTTTGGTCTGACGAGGATGGGCAGGCCGGTCACACCAAGCACACCTGACCGAGGCCCCGGGGCTGCCATAATGAGCACTGACAATGTGCACATCAGGGCTTCAGGCTTTCCCTGGGAGCCTGTCAGCCCATTCCCATCCTactgctgagctgcagtgccTTTAGTGGGATGCAACCGGAGCAGCGATCCCCTGCCCAGAAGGTCTCCAGAGTACCGAGAGCAACTCAGGGAATTTATTATAGATGCTGTCAGAAAAGCAGCCATTCGATCCAGCAGAGATgacaaatatgaagaaataaataccttttcCAGGCCACCCAGGATCTTCTCCAGCTCAGTTTTAGTTAGGATCCCAGTCTTCTCCAAGGCTTTGGCATAAGCCATGCTTGCCTGGATATCAACTTCAGCCAGTCTCTGATCAAAGGTAATGGAAGCGCTGAGCATCTCCATGACTGGATCTGTACTTCCGACAAACCTTCCTCCCATCATTTTATCACCCTGCAAGTAATGACGTTCAGAGGTGTGCTCAAAAGACTTAGTGATCTATCCCCTA
This region includes:
- the LOC104056157 gene encoding argininosuccinate lyase; amino-acid sequence: MAAEGDKMMGGRFVGSTDPVMEMLSASITFDQRLAEVDIQASMAYAKALEKTGILTKTELEKILGGLEKISEEWSKGAFGVTPSDEDIHTANERRLKELIGDIAGKLHTGRSRNDQVVTDLKLFMKNSLSVISTHLLQLIKTLVERAAIEIDVILPGYTHLQKAQPIRWSQFLLSHAVALTRDSERLGEMKKRMNVLPLGSGALAGNPVEIDRELLRSELDFASISLNSMDAVSERDFVVEFLSVATLLMIHLSKMAEDLIIYSTSEFGFLTLSDTYCTGSSVMPQKKNPDSLELIRSKAGRVFGRLAAILMVLKGLPSTYNKDLQEDKEAVFDVVDTLNAVLPVATGVISTLQINRENMEKALSPEILSSDLALYLVHKGMPFRQAHIASGKAVHLAESKGIPINSLSLDDLKSISPLFGSDVSQVFNVVNSVEQYTAMGGTAKSSVSAQIEQLRELVKRHKEQA